The Candidozyma auris chromosome 1, complete sequence genome includes a region encoding these proteins:
- a CDS encoding alpha-hydroxy acid oxidase, whose amino-acid sequence MNRAKNYDDKVHCIADLEKVANENLEPMARDFYSGGSMDLGTVRENQSSYDKYRLRPRVMVDVSNVDTTTTCLGAKVAFPLGFSPAANHGMAHPDAELGTSRAAAKKGVNMILSSWSNSSSKDVIDQGKNSGNAYGQQLSVVKHDPTNMSIIKNAEACGYKALFVSVDCPWLGRRLNEMKNDFRLPDHLNFPSYPWIKSDNMVSDDDRTQYHPSLKWDYIRYLKTKTTMQIWLKGILTPEDAALAVEAGADGILVSNHGGRQLDGAMSTLDALPDVVEAVAGRIPVHIDGGIRRGSDIFKALALGADHCWVGRIPLWGLAYKGEEGVSIALNILHDEFRTVMALMGCTKVEDIRPEHLARMGPDGALHKVHVNVPPKTRAILDKVVDSTTVNLPAKL is encoded by the coding sequence ATGAACCGTGCAAAAAACTACGACGACAAAGTTCACTGCATTGCAGACTTGgaaaaagttgcaaatgagaaCCTCGAGCCTATGGCCCGTGATTTCTACAGTGGAGGGTCAATGGACCTTGGCACTGTCAGAGAAAACCAATCATCTTATGACAAGTACAGACTTCGTCCAAGGGTGATGGTGGATGTCAGCAACGTCGATACGACCACCACATGCTTGGGTGCAAAAGTCGCTTTCCCTTTGGGCTTTTCTCCAGCAGCCAACCACGGAATGGCACACCCTGATGCCGAATTGGGAACATCGAGAGCAGCTGCCAAAAAAGGTGTCAACATGATTCTCTCGAGCTGGTCCAACTCCTCGTCGAAAGACGTTATTGACCAGGGCAAAAACTCAGGAAACGCTTACGGCCAACAATTGAGTGTGGTGAAACACGACCCAACCAACATGTCCATCATAAAAAACGCCGAGGCTTGCGGATACAAGGCGCTTTTTGTTAGCGTGGACTGCCCATGGCTTGGCAGAAGGTTGAACgaaatgaaaaatgacTTCAGGCTTCCCGACCACCTCAACTTCCCCAGCTACCCATGGATCAAAAGCGATAACATGGTCAGCGACGACGACAGGACTCAGTACCACCCATCGCTCAAATGGGATTACATCAGGTACCTCAAGACCAAGACAACAATGCAGATTTGGCTCAAAGGCATCCTCACTCCAGAAGACGCAGCATTGGCTGTGGAGGCGGGCGCTGATGGGATCCTTGTGTCGAACCACGGAGGCAGGCAATTGGATGGCGCCATGTCCACCTTAGACGCCTTGCCTGACGTGGTTGAGGCTGTTGCTGGCAGAATCCCCGTGCACATTGATGGAGGTATCAGAAGAGGCAGCGATATCTTCAAGGCGTTGGCTTTAGGCGCCGACCACTGCTGGGTGGGACGCATTCCTTTGTGGGGTCTTGCCTACAAGGGAGAGGAGGGTGTCAGCATTGCCCTCAACATTTTGCATGACGAATTCAGAACCGTGATGGCTCTCATGGGATGCACAAAGGTGGAAGATATCAGGCCTGAACATTTGGCGAGGATGGGCCCCGATGGAGCCCTCCACAAAGTCCACGTTAATGTGCCGCCAAAGACTAGAGCTATTCTTGACAAGGTGGTCGACAGCACCACAGTCAACTTGCCAGCCAAGCTTTAA